The following nucleotide sequence is from Mangifera indica cultivar Alphonso chromosome 1, CATAS_Mindica_2.1, whole genome shotgun sequence.
AGAGGTAAAGGTATTTGTTGTATCAGTAAAAGAAAGCGGAGATGGAgatttatgtgtgttatcaaATGGTGGAGGAATGATCTCaggtggtggtggcggtggcGGCAACAAAGGAAAGAGCATGTGagaaattgaatatttgaacCTGTTAAACTAGAAATGCAGTTGAGTCTCCTTGAAGCCCATTTCTACTGATGTTCCGAAACCCAACTAGAAGAGAGCAGGAGCTGTTGAGGTGTAGCAGTCCAAATGTAAAGTTGCAGCCCATATTAACTTTTAACAAATGTTGTGCGTTTTGGTTTAAGTTCATTAAACCAAAAGTGCACTGTATGGGCAGAGAATGAAGCTTCTTCTGGACACTtcgtttcttctttcttctactTCTTCTCACTTCAAAGTGTCTTAGTTTTGATAAAGATCAAACTGTGTTCCAAAGTTTAGGTCTCGTTAGTTAAAGCAATTATGTCTCAACGGTGTTGATTTAGATGGCCAACCTGGCCGTTGATTTGTTGTATAAATTCTGTATAAATGCCTAAATCGAATTAACGAAAAAGTGTGGAGGAATATTCAGTAATTgctctatttttttcttgtttggcTACTTTGATTTCTACTAATTCTTGCAATCTTTCTGAACCAAAGGTCCTTCTTAATCTTTTTCCAAATTCTCCACAACCAAaccatctctttctctttgtttccTACACCTAACAAAACCTAACCCTAACAGCTCCTCCGATAACAACACTCATGACCGTGGTTTCATCTCTAGTGAGTTTTGTCCAATCATCATTGCCTCCTCCCCAACTTCATCATCTCTAGTCTTACTCTCTTCCATCTATAGTGAGTTTTGATCGTGTAGAGTTGATTTTTGGGAGAAAACGAAGACGTAAAGGTGTTTATTGTATCAGTCAAAGAAAAAGGAGATGGAGATTCATGTGTGTTATCAAATGGTGGAGGAATGATTTTAATTTCgcagtggtggtggtggcgcCGGCAGGAAAGGAAGGAGCATGTCggtaatttgaatttttgaattttaggagGATAGGATTGTAGTGGTTGTTCCaatgagaaatgagaaaagTTTTACAATAGATTCAGATTTCAAAAAGTAGTCAAAGTCAAAGTGTACTCTTCTGGCTGGCTCAACCACTTTGACTCATGTTTGGCACGGACATTAACTCAATTTGACTGGTTTAACCATGGGTGAAAGCGGTTTGCATTGTAATACAGTTTCGAGAAGAAAATAGAACCACCAAAGGCCCCAACGCCCAGTCCAACTGGTTCAATTAACCGCTCCGATCCGAGCCTgacaacaataatatatatatataaataaaattatatatatttatttttaatatataatttatatatataaataaaataatatattattatataattaagaccTTACTATTAAGACAAAACAGCGGAAGCACTGTCATCGGCTCATCGTCACTAACAAAGATTGTTGTGACATTCATTAATTCTCAAACACGTTCCCCAGTCAGTAGAGCAGGCAATCATTTACTTCTCCGTACTTTTTCCCAACAAATACGATGGACTTCTTAATGCTTCTCATCTCAGCTCTCAAACAATTATCTTTAAATGCTAATAATATCAACCTTTTCACGAcggataaaattgtttttttctttttttttttattacaaattattacaaTGTGGTTTTAAAAGTATTAAAGATTGATTATGAATTACAAGAATCATTAGCTAAAATTTCGCCATGGCAACTAAAGGGCCGTTTGGTTGGTTAATAAAAATTGctcaaataatttattcatattatttgtattattttatttaatttataaataataaaaaattttgattattttttattattaatagtaatatgatatataatataagatccaaaaatattaaataattattataattatattcttatttattaaattttttaagataaaaatatttttatttttaattaatataatagataacataaaaaatatttaagaataattatacttaaagtatttaagtaaaataataattagtatttttttataaactctaattaaatataataattatttttatttatttatttttattaaattttatcaaacataataataatttatatcaataatttttaaattaatttattattaaaatatctttttaattttgataataaaatattatttaaatcaaataaatgttTCTTAATTGTCGTAAACGcaacttcaaattttaaacaGGGAAGTTCCTTCAAATCATAATATATCCCTGCCGTTACGGTAAAGTTTACCTATAATTTCCACTTCTTAAGTCAGGGTGGTTGAAGAAGGGAGTTGATGGCATTCATGATTCTTACAAGAAATGACCTTCCTGCAACTTCCCTTGGctcaattaaataaaacaaagatgAGAATTGATTctgtaataatatttaatctaaCCCAATTTAATCTCCCACACAATTTTCAGGAGGTTGGCAGTAGTGGGATTGAAATTTAAGGTCACATCAACAATCAACCTGGCAGGTTCGAACATGAAACCCTGGCAGTAGGTGCCATCATCCCTATAATATTTCTAACCAAATAATGAATGCCCATTATGTGGGTTATTCTTTAGAGTTAAACCATTTCCTTTTCACACTGTccttgtattattattattattttattttatttttttaaactccaAATGGGAAAAGGAGGAGGAGAAAATCTGTTTCAAAATGCGAaagcatatattaaaaatgtgaaCAACATTCTGCACATGAGAAATCAGAACCCGGCCACTAATGTTACgtctttttttaacattatctgAATTGAAAAGAGGATCAACCACGCCTTATAAAACAAAGTTATTGGCGGTGGAGCATCATTTGTTTTGCAATAATCCCTGAGCTTCGGCGAAATCTGAACGGTTGCCGAAGGCTACTTTCTAAGTCCACTTTTGGCAATGGCtgataaagtaattaaaaaactgccgctttatatttttatctattaaagtCCACTCACAAGTTACTTTATTATCTAATATAGTACATGTGACTGCGGCCCCACCCAAAGTTGAATCAGCTGTATTGCATTGGAACCTTCCCGTGAGAAAGTAAATCggtgttaattattttaatttgagattaatttgtcttaataatattaaatttatagaattaCGTTTTAATTAGGCAAACTAACTAGTAATATGATTGCTAAATAAAGACGAGTACCCGTCATCCACCCAACACtaagaaatatcaaatataaaaatctatttcTTCGAAATGGCAGAGATAGAATATTATTGCAGTTTGTTTCCCTTTTTctgcaaaagaaaaagataaaggtCATCTATCTAATCAGTAGTACCGGCTAGTAGCAGGATTGGAGAATCTCGAGAGAGCTGTGAGTGATTGACGTACATAAAACAAAAAGCTGCTGTAATCTAAGCTGTATCCACAAACACGCTCTTTCTGTCTTTTTGTCTTAACGCAATTTTTCAAACAACAACACTCTTCCGGTGATTTCTGAGTTCACTGTTCAGACCCGTAGACTCTTCACTCAGCTGTTGAAAGCTTTCTATATCTATCTCGTCTCTCTCTGTTTCGAGAGAGCAAGAGTTCTCGGCCGAAGATGACGACGTTTAGGTCTCTCGTTATTTTTCTCGTTCTTCTGGGTTTCAGCCACGTGTCCCTCGCGGCTATGCGGAACAACCAAAACCAGAGCAAGAGATCGACTTATATTGTATACATGGCAAAACGCCAGATGCCACCGAGCTTCGAGCACCATTCTTATTGGTATGATTCATCACTCAAATCTGTATCGGCCTCAGCTCAAATTCTTTACACTTACGACAATGCAATCCATGGATTTTCGACGAGCTTAACACCTAAAGAAGCTCGTTTACTCGAGAGCCAACCCGGGATCCTTTCAGTTCTGCCTGAGTTAAAGTACGAGTTACATACAACTCGGACTCCCCGATTTCTCGGACTGGATAAAAGTGATGATATGCTCCCAGATTCAGCCTCCGGGAGTGATGTCATCATCGGAGTTTTAGATACCGGAGTTTGGCCTGAAAGCAAGAGTTTTGATGACACCGGACTCGGCCCTGTACCGAGTAACTGGAAGGGCGCCTGTGAAGCCGGTACAAATTTCAGTTCGTCTaattgtaatagaaaattaatcgGTGCTAGATACTTCTCGAAAGGTTATGAGGCTATATTAGGCCCGATTGATGAAAGCAAAGAGTCGAAATCTCCGCGTGATGACGATGGCCACGGCACTCACACGGCCAGCACTGCAGCTGGATCCATTGTTGAAGGCGCGAGCTTGTTTGGCTACGCCGCTGGCACTGCGCGAGGGATGGCTCCTCGCGCCAGAGTTGCTGTGTACAAGGTTTGCTGGATTGGTGGTTGTTTTAGCTCTGATATATTGGCAGCCATTGATAAGGCCATTGAAGATAATGTCAATGTTCTTTCAATGTCTCTCGGCGGTGGCATGTCTGATTACCACAGAGACAGTGTTGCAATTGGCGCATTTGCAGCAATGGAGAAAGGGATTTTAGTCTCTTGTTCAGCTGGAAACGCCGGTCCAAGCTCGTTCAGTTTATCAAATGTGGCGCCATGGATTACCACAGTCGGTGCCGGCACTCTGGACCGAGACTTTCCGGCTTTTGTCAGCCTTGGCAATGGCCAAAACTACTCTGGAGTGTCACTTTTTAAAGGAAACCCCTTACCAGGAAAATTATTGCCTTTTGTTTATGCTGGTAATGCTAGTAACGCAACAAATGGGAATTTGTGTATGATGGGTACTTTGATTCCTGAGAAAGTTTCAGGAAAAATTGTGTTGTGTGATAGAGGAATAAATGCAAGGGTTCAGAAAGGAGCTGTAGTTGAAGAAGCTGGTGGCTTGGGGATGGTTTTATCTAACACCGCCGCTAATGGTGAAGAATTGGTAGCTGATGCACATTTGTTACCGGCCACCGCTGTTGGTCAAACATACGGCGATGCTGTTAAGAAATACTTGTTTTCAGATCCTAACCCAACCGTGACAATTTTGTTCGAAGGAACTAAACTGGGCATTGAACCATCACCGGTGGTGGCAGCATTTAGTTCAAGAGGCCCCAACTCCATCACGGCGGAGATACTAAAGCCAGATATGATTGCGCCAGGTGTCAACATCCTGGCGGGCTGGTCAGGCTTAGTGGGACCAACTGGGTTGGCAACGGATAGTCGGCGCGTGGGATTCAACATTATATCAGGCACATCAATGTCTTGCCCACATGTTAGCGGCCTGGCTGCATTGCTTAAAGCCGCCCACCCAGACTGGAGCCCGGCAGCCATTAAGTCAGCCCTCATGACCACCGCCTatattgtgtataaaaatggtgaaaaatTGCAGGATATTGCTACAGGAAAAGCCTCCACACCGTTTGATCATGGCGCTGGACATGTTGACCCTGTATCAGCCCTCAATCCAGGATTGGTGTATGATTTAACGGTGGATGATTATCTGGGCTTCCTCTGTGCATTGAATTACACAGAGTCAGAGATAAACAGTGTTGCGAGAAGAAATTTCACATGTGATGCTGGTAAAAAATACAGCCTCACTGATCTCAACTATCCTTCTTTTGCAGTGAATATTGACGCAGCCCAGATGGGCAGTGGCTCCATTGTTTTCAAGTACCCGCGCACACTGACCAACGTGGGCTCACCGGGGACTTACAAGGTGTCGATATCATCACAAAGCCCTGCAGCTAAAATATCTGTGGAGCCACCGGTGTTGACTTTTACACAGATGAATGAGAAGAAAACGTATACTGCCACCTTCACTGTAACTTCGATGGCTACCAGTACGAATAGCTTTGGTCGAATTGAGTGGTCTGATGGGAAGCACATTGTGGGCAGTCCTGTTTCGTTTAGCTGGAATTAATTAGTGGGGAACAATAAGGGGAAAAAGTTgtctttagattttaaatattgattttcttattaTCCACCGGCAGAAACTGATTGCTGGGACTATTGTTCTGAGGGAGGAACCAGGGGCACCAGATGTTCACTGTTTTCTTTCACAGTGTACAGTGGTAACATTAACGGCATGTATCCATTTCAGTGCCTTGCTGTAGACCAAATTTCGCTTGTATCGTCAATTTGTGTTCTTTTCCTACGGCTCTTATGgcttcaatataataaaaatctatATTTATAGTGGAGATAACAATGGAAGGGATGTTTTAGCACAGTCCACtctatgtgtgtatatatatatataaaatagaaataacaaTGAGTCAGGTTAGACGGACTCTGGCACGATTTATTATGCTTAGGGGTCGAGTTGGTCTTAAGTTCGTCAAACAGGCTAGCCTGGTTCTTAACGATTGAAGGGCATATGGTACAGTCCAAAACCGTTTGGGTTGTGCTTTCACGAGccaatttgtatatttttatggACGTTTGGCAGGTTGATTCATATGTTTCTGTGAACCAGTCCActaaacatataatatttttattttaattattttcattaaattttaattatataattaattaatatttttattaggtCAACCTACAAGCCATACAATAACCCGCGACATAGCTGTGccaaaaatattaactaaaaataattttgatatttagtAATATAAATGTACAATCAATTTACAGAGAtggatttttgaaatcaagttttTCCACTAGTCAAtcaagtagggttggattcgagccgaatcgagtccgagctcggctcggtttattatggccggctcgagttcgactcgAGCCAAACTCGGCTTGACTCGTTTTCGGCTTGGCTCATTTACGGCttgactcatttttcatatcaaaacgatattgttttgtatatatatggatcaaaacgacgtcgttttgtataaaaaattttaaaaaaaatctaccgagccagctcaagctcgatcgagctgagctgagcccggctcatttcgagctcgaatcgagccgagccaagcttgagctcgagctggcttggctcgagtccagccctacaaTCAAGCAAGCAGTCAAGTGATTAATGAAATTTCAACGTTCCCCCTCAAGTTATTGCCTAAATGTCACAGATGCATGTCCACCCAATTTGAGACTGCTTTGGTTAGAATATCAACTAATTGatactttaatttaatcttaggCAAGTCTAAAATTTTCCCGTTGAGATTAGATtcttcttaataaaaaatttgttctaCTCAATATTATCGGAAATATATTAGATCTATAAATATAGATATCAAAACcaatattacataaaactaattaacttGTGTTAAGATTCAATCtacatacttatatatcactTAGTTTACTCAACTTTATTggatgttaaatttttttttatttgagtctccaacattCTCGTTCAAGTGCAACAATCATAAACTATTAGACCCATCATTTGACTTAGTTGGTTTTTTATTGGGTGTATTATCGTTTGTATCTAGGAACATTTTAAACTATTGGGCTCGCCGTTAAGTTTTACCCTGATATCATGTCATAAATATATTGGATCTATAAGtttagaaatcaaaatatatattacacaaaactaattgatttatattaaggATCAattcacatatttatatatcactcgctttacttatttttgttagatgtgagactctctttattttttatttgagtctccaacaaaTATGGTTTGTATGATCGTATTGTACTAAATTATGGACAATATTACATGAAACTTTATGATACAACATAGTCTATTGGTTGCCTAAATAGATTACCCAAAATTGGCAAGAGAAGCCTTATCTATAATGCTTTCCAAAGTCCAAGTGTCATACCCCTAAATTCAACTTATGCATTTCAAAAACATATTACTTCTAGCTTCTCCGCATAACAAGATTGTCACATATAAAGGTAAAGTAATCTAAAGTGGATCATTTGTTATCCATAACTCTAACCTAATCGACATCACTATATCCATCTATGCTTTGATAATATGTGTTATTTGTGAACAAGATTCCTTTTCATGTATCAGAATGCAAATGCCTTAAAATATGCAATACtacatttatttgttttttttataggattatacatatattaaattataacacTTAATGCACTAGTAAGATACAGCCTTATGTGAGCTAAGTACATCAATCTCTTTACAGGAAATGGTGTCTTCTCTTATTAGCAATCTTTTAT
It contains:
- the LOC123218631 gene encoding subtilisin-like protease SBT1.7 yields the protein MTTFRSLVIFLVLLGFSHVSLAAMRNNQNQSKRSTYIVYMAKRQMPPSFEHHSYWYDSSLKSVSASAQILYTYDNAIHGFSTSLTPKEARLLESQPGILSVLPELKYELHTTRTPRFLGLDKSDDMLPDSASGSDVIIGVLDTGVWPESKSFDDTGLGPVPSNWKGACEAGTNFSSSNCNRKLIGARYFSKGYEAILGPIDESKESKSPRDDDGHGTHTASTAAGSIVEGASLFGYAAGTARGMAPRARVAVYKVCWIGGCFSSDILAAIDKAIEDNVNVLSMSLGGGMSDYHRDSVAIGAFAAMEKGILVSCSAGNAGPSSFSLSNVAPWITTVGAGTLDRDFPAFVSLGNGQNYSGVSLFKGNPLPGKLLPFVYAGNASNATNGNLCMMGTLIPEKVSGKIVLCDRGINARVQKGAVVEEAGGLGMVLSNTAANGEELVADAHLLPATAVGQTYGDAVKKYLFSDPNPTVTILFEGTKLGIEPSPVVAAFSSRGPNSITAEILKPDMIAPGVNILAGWSGLVGPTGLATDSRRVGFNIISGTSMSCPHVSGLAALLKAAHPDWSPAAIKSALMTTAYIVYKNGEKLQDIATGKASTPFDHGAGHVDPVSALNPGLVYDLTVDDYLGFLCALNYTESEINSVARRNFTCDAGKKYSLTDLNYPSFAVNIDAAQMGSGSIVFKYPRTLTNVGSPGTYKVSISSQSPAAKISVEPPVLTFTQMNEKKTYTATFTVTSMATSTNSFGRIEWSDGKHIVGSPVSFSWN